Proteins co-encoded in one Acanthopagrus latus isolate v.2019 chromosome 10, fAcaLat1.1, whole genome shotgun sequence genomic window:
- the sepsecs gene encoding O-phosphoseryl-tRNA(Sec) selenium transferase, translating into MNSENFSLSEKIVSSSYVRQGSQARRSHEQLIRHLLEQGKCPEEGWSESTVELFLNELAVMDSNNFLGNCGVGEREGRVASSLVARRHYRLIHGIGRSGDIAAIQPKAAGSSLLNKLTNSVALDILKLSGVRSVASCFVVPMATGMSLTLCFLTLRHRRPKARYIIWPRIDQKSCFKAMITAGFEPVVVENVLEGDELRTDLEAVERKIEELGADNVLCVHSTTSCFAPRVPDRLEELATMCAKYNIPHIVNNAYGVQSSKCMHLIQQGARVGRIDAFVQSLDKNFMVPVGGAIIAGFDEPFIQEISKMYPGRASASPSLDVLITLLTLGASGYKKLLSERKEIYSFLAQELRSLASAHGERLLHTPHNPISLAMSLDGLQAESDKAVTHLGSMLFTRQVSGARVIPLGKEQTISGHTFRGFMSHSEEYPCPYLNAASAVGITREDVTLCIKRLDKCLKTLKKEGNAAKCSPPEYPSCQEDTAGE; encoded by the exons ATGAACAGTGAAAACTTCAGCCTGAGCGAGAAGATCGTGTCCTCCTCCTACGTCCGACAGGGGAGCCAGGCGCGTCGCAGCCATGAGCAGCTCATCAGACACTTACTGGAGCAG GGTAAGTGTCCAGAGGAGGGATGGAGCGAGAGCACCGTAGAGCTCTTCCTGAATGAGCTGGCTGTGATGGACAGCAACAACTTCCTCGGCAACTGCggtgtgggagagagggaaggcCGGGTGGCGTCTAGCCTCGTGGCAAGACGACATTACAG GCTGATCCATGGAATCGGTCGGTCCGGTGACATTGCTGCTATTCAGCCCAAAGCTGCAGGATCCAGTCTGCTTAACAAGCTGACCAACTCAGTTGCACTGGACATCTTAAAGCTCTCAG GTGTCCGGAGTGTGGCGAGCTGCTTCGTAGTTCCCATGGCGACAGGGATGAGCTTGACTCTGTGCTTCCTGACGCTCCGTCACCGGAGACCAAAGGCCCGCTACATCATTTGGCCTCGCATTGACCAGAAGTCCTGTTTCAAAGCCATGATCACAGCAG GCTTTGAACCGGTGGTGGTGGAGAATGTTCTTGAGGGCGATGAGTTGCGGACAGACTTGGAGGCAGTTGAGCGCAAGATCGAGGAGCTCGGAGCCGATAACGTCCTGTGTGTTCATTCAACAACGTCCTGCTTCGCCCCGCGGGTCCCCGACCG GCTTGAGGAGCTGGCCACCATGTGTGCCAAATATAACATTCCCCACATCGTTAACAATGCATACGGAGTGCAGTCGTCCAAGTGCATGCACCTCATACAACAG GGAGCTCGTGTGGGAAGAATCGATGCCTTTGTACAGAGCTTGGACAAGAACTTCATGGTTCCAGTAGGTGGCGCCATAATAGCAGGTTTTGATGAGCCTTTCATACAGGAGATAAGCAAGATGTATCCAG GTCGAGCATCGGCTTCGCCTTCGCTTGACGTCCTCATTACCCTTCTCACTCTGGGAGCAAGCGGCTACAAGAAACTGCTGTCTGAAAGAAAG GAGATTTATTCGTTCCTGGCTCAGGAGCTGAGGAGTCTGGCCTCTGCTCACGGGGAGAGATTGCTCCACACCCCACATAACCCCATTTCACTGG ccatGTCTCTGGACGGTCTCCAGGCCGAGAGCGACAAAGCAGTGACTCACCTTGGCTCCATGTTGTTCACGCGGCAGGTGTCCGGAGCCAG AGTAATACCGCTGGGCAAGGAGCAGACCATCAGCGGACACACGTTCCGCGGCTTTATGTCGCACTCGGAGGAATACCCCTGTCCTTACCTCAATGCTGCCTCGGCTGTGGGAATCACGCGTGAGGATGTGACACTGTGCATCAAAAGGCTCGACAAGTGCCTGAAGACCCTGAAGAAAGAGGGAAATGCTGCGAAATGTAGTCCGCCAGAATATCCGTCGTGCCAGGAGGACACTGCTGGAGAATGA